AATCATTAAAGGACTTCAAACCTTGATCGAGCTCTGGAAGAAGGTAGAGGATTTCGACTTACTCATTGCAGGTACAGGCAGTTATGAAACCCCATTACGGGCGCAAGCGGCTTCCAACCCCCGTATCAAATTCCTGGGAGCGTTACCTCAACGTAAGCTGGGAGAACTCTATGTCCATGCCCTGGCCTGTATTGTTCCATCCATCACCTATGAAACCTTTGGAATCATCATTATTGAAGCCTTCGCCCGGAAAACCCCTGTCATCGTTAGGGACCTGGGTGCCTTACCGGAAGTGGTTCACGATAGCGGAGGTGGCTTCGTCTATCGCACCGATGAGGAGTTGCTCACGGTCCTGTACCGTATAGCCAGCTCCCCAGCGTTACGTTGTGAGCTGGGCGAAAAAGGGTATCAGGCATTTATACGATGGTGGTCTAAGGAGGCCCATCTGGAACTTTATTTTGATTTCCTCCAAAAGGCCGCCCTTAAAAAATTTGGATATATACCCTGGGAAAGTAATGAAAGAGCACGAACTTAATATCCTGATGTACCACTCCATCTCAGAAGGATCTGGACCTACCTGTATTTCCCCTCATATCTTTAAGGAGCAGTTGGAGGTGCTTTCAGATTGCGGTTATCAGGTCATTTCTTTGTCCGACTTTGTCGCCTGGAAGGGAGGGGAACGAGAACTTACCGGACGCTCTGTGGTCATCACCTTTGATGACGGCTTCAAGGACTTTGCCACGACCGCTTTCCCCGAACTTCAAGCCCGCGGATGGACGGCAACGGTCTTTTTACCTGCCGGTAAAATCGGAGGCGTTGATGATTGGGAATCCAACAGATCTGGATATTCACCGAGATCCCTCATGGATTGGAAAACCATTCAAGAACTGGCGGACCTGGGAGTGAATTTTGGAGCCCATGGAATCCACCATACGGATCTTACAACCCTGGCCCCAAAAATCGCACGCCAGGAGATCGTAGAGTCTAAACGTAGAATAGAAGAGCATACTGGTCACCCTGTTATCAGCTTTGCTCCACCGTATGGAAAAATCAATGCCTTTGTAAAATCAGAAATTCGTAAAGAATACCTTCTGGCCGTAGGAACTCAACTGGATCGTGTCCGTCGTACCTCAGACCTGTATGACTTGCCTCGAATCGAAATGTGGTATTTTCGACATCTTCGTCCCTGGCGCACCTATCT
This is a stretch of genomic DNA from Candidatus Limnocylindrales bacterium. It encodes these proteins:
- a CDS encoding polysaccharide deacetylase family protein produces the protein MKEHELNILMYHSISEGSGPTCISPHIFKEQLEVLSDCGYQVISLSDFVAWKGGERELTGRSVVITFDDGFKDFATTAFPELQARGWTATVFLPAGKIGGVDDWESNRSGYSPRSLMDWKTIQELADLGVNFGAHGIHHTDLTTLAPKIARQEIVESKRRIEEHTGHPVISFAPPYGKINAFVKSEIRKEYLLAVGTQLDRVRRTSDLYDLPRIEMWYFRHLRPWRTYLKQGSSMYFTLKQILRQFRTHVFPS